In a genomic window of Thermoproteus tenax Kra 1:
- a CDS encoding TIGR00266 family protein, with product MPEFRILGSDIQHLLVTLGPGERIYAEGGHLIWKSSTARLNATVRGGLLAGLKRALTGASFFVLEVEGPGQVDLAGFAPGKIVEIELHGSSILAEHRSFLAAEDIVEYDASLVGLGFGWLGGEGLLMARFRGNGRVFLHAVGDALELRLGSGEAIDAEAGHVLAFEEGVRATVRRVGGLKTMLFGEEGLWFAHLEGPGRVWLRTLSRGQILMGLMPELARLARSV from the coding sequence ATGCCCGAGTTCAGAATCTTGGGGAGCGATATTCAGCACCTCTTAGTGACGTTAGGCCCTGGCGAGAGGATCTACGCTGAAGGGGGCCATTTGATATGGAAGAGCTCTACGGCGAGGCTCAATGCGACCGTCAGAGGAGGTCTCTTGGCGGGCCTCAAGAGGGCGTTGACGGGCGCCTCCTTCTTTGTGTTAGAGGTAGAGGGCCCCGGCCAAGTGGATCTCGCCGGTTTTGCCCCAGGAAAAATAGTGGAAATAGAGCTCCACGGGAGCTCTATTCTAGCTGAGCACAGAAGCTTTCTGGCCGCTGAGGACATCGTGGAGTACGACGCCAGCTTGGTCGGCTTGGGCTTCGGCTGGTTGGGAGGAGAGGGGTTGTTGATGGCCCGCTTTAGAGGCAACGGGAGAGTCTTCCTCCACGCGGTGGGCGATGCGCTGGAGCTTAGACTGGGCTCCGGCGAGGCAATAGATGCCGAGGCCGGCCACGTATTAGCCTTTGAGGAGGGCGTGAGGGCGACTGTGAGGAGGGTCGGAGGACTCAAGACCATGTTGTTCGGCGAGGAGGGGCTCTGGTTCGCGCATCTGGAGGGCCCAGGCAGAGTGTGGCTCAGAACTCTGAGCAGAGGGCAGATCTTGATGGGGCTGATGCCCGAGCTCGCGCGGCTGGCGAGGTCTGTGTAG
- a CDS encoding SDR family NAD(P)-dependent oxidoreductase — protein sequence MNKTALITGASSGIGRALAEELAAKSYDLILVARRADALGELSSELSSKYNIEVRYFARDLSQLEEVDALARDVERTTPRVYALVNNAGAGLYGPLQELQDRDVVSIITLNFVAPILLTKKLLPKLVEARGCIVNVVSLAAHTPIPWFGIYTSTKAALANFTDALRIELKPIGVRVIGVYPGYVQTNFHKNTIVAPSAAKQREGPRGPVLDPRAVAKDIARAIDDPEFNGDIVTGLAYKLFGALARPLYPLTKIYVDRWFRSKLSGRK from the coding sequence ATGAACAAGACCGCCCTCATAACAGGCGCCTCATCAGGCATAGGGAGGGCTCTGGCGGAGGAGCTTGCGGCTAAATCGTACGACCTCATACTGGTGGCCAGAAGAGCCGATGCCCTAGGGGAGCTGTCTAGCGAGCTCTCCTCCAAATATAATATCGAGGTGAGATACTTCGCGAGAGACCTCTCGCAACTCGAGGAGGTGGACGCCCTGGCGCGCGACGTCGAGAGGACGACCCCGCGCGTCTATGCGCTCGTGAACAATGCGGGCGCAGGCTTGTATGGCCCGCTCCAAGAGCTACAAGATCGAGACGTCGTGTCGATTATAACCCTTAACTTTGTAGCGCCTATACTGCTCACTAAGAAGCTGCTCCCAAAGCTCGTGGAAGCACGCGGGTGCATCGTAAACGTTGTCAGTCTGGCTGCCCACACCCCGATCCCGTGGTTCGGCATCTATACGTCTACAAAGGCAGCTCTGGCCAATTTCACCGACGCGCTAAGGATCGAGCTTAAGCCAATCGGAGTCAGAGTGATAGGCGTATACCCGGGCTATGTACAGACGAACTTCCACAAGAATACCATCGTGGCTCCGAGCGCGGCGAAGCAGAGGGAGGGGCCGCGGGGGCCCGTACTAGATCCACGCGCCGTGGCGAAAGACATAGCTAGAGCGATAGACGACCCAGAATTTAACGGCGATATAGTGACCGGCCTCGCCTACAAGCTCTTTGGGGCGCTTGCGAGGCCTCTGTATCCACTGACGAAGATCTACGTTGATCGTTGGTTTAGGAGCAAGCTCTCTGGCCGAAAATAG
- the tuf gene encoding translation elongation factor EF-1 subunit alpha, with protein MPSIILNPKPSALQKPHLNLAVIGHVDNGKSTLTGRLLYETGYVDEKGFKEIEEMAKKMGKEDFAFAWILDRFKEERERGVTIEATHVGFETNKYFLTIIDLPGHRDFIKNMIVGTSQADAAMLVISARPGEFETAIGPQGQGREHLFLAKTMGVNQLIIAVNKMDVVNYDQKRYEQIKAELVKMLKLLGYDPNKVPIIPVSAVKGDNIKSKSSNMPWYNGPTLLEAFDSLEPPQRPVEKPLRLPIQDVFSITGAGTVVVGRVETGVIKPGDKVIVMPPAKVGDVRSLETHHMKLDEAKPGDNIGVNLRGIEKDDVKRGDVLGKVDNPPTVAEEIVARVIILWHPTAIGPGYAPVMHVHTATVPVQITELISKLDPRTGQTIEQKPQFIKQGDVAMVKLKPLKPVVVEKFSEFPALGRFALRDMGRTIAAGQIVEIKPAKVEIK; from the coding sequence ATGCCGTCCATAATACTAAACCCGAAGCCTTCAGCGCTACAGAAGCCACACTTGAACTTGGCAGTGATAGGACACGTGGATAACGGCAAGTCGACGCTCACAGGACGCTTGCTCTACGAGACAGGCTATGTAGACGAGAAGGGCTTCAAGGAGATTGAAGAGATGGCCAAGAAGATGGGCAAGGAGGACTTCGCCTTCGCATGGATCCTCGACCGATTCAAGGAGGAGCGCGAGAGGGGAGTGACGATCGAGGCCACACACGTGGGCTTTGAGACCAATAAGTACTTCTTGACCATAATCGATCTGCCGGGCCACCGCGACTTCATCAAGAATATGATCGTCGGAACCAGCCAGGCCGACGCAGCCATGTTGGTAATATCCGCCAGACCTGGCGAGTTTGAAACAGCGATAGGGCCCCAGGGTCAGGGGCGCGAGCACTTGTTCCTGGCGAAGACAATGGGAGTAAATCAGCTCATCATCGCTGTGAACAAGATGGACGTCGTCAATTACGACCAGAAGAGATATGAACAGATCAAGGCCGAGCTAGTGAAGATGTTGAAGTTGTTGGGCTACGACCCCAACAAGGTGCCGATAATACCCGTGAGCGCTGTCAAGGGCGACAATATAAAGAGCAAGTCTTCAAACATGCCGTGGTATAACGGCCCGACGCTTCTGGAGGCTTTCGACAGTCTAGAGCCTCCGCAGAGGCCTGTCGAGAAGCCTCTGAGGCTGCCCATTCAAGATGTGTTCTCGATTACGGGCGCCGGCACAGTAGTGGTGGGCAGAGTCGAGACCGGGGTAATAAAGCCGGGCGACAAGGTGATCGTTATGCCGCCTGCTAAGGTCGGCGATGTGCGCTCTCTCGAGACTCACCACATGAAGTTAGACGAGGCCAAGCCCGGCGACAATATAGGCGTCAATCTGCGCGGCATCGAGAAGGACGATGTGAAACGCGGCGATGTGTTAGGGAAGGTCGACAACCCGCCGACCGTAGCTGAGGAGATAGTTGCCCGCGTCATAATTCTGTGGCACCCGACCGCTATAGGACCTGGATATGCCCCAGTCATGCACGTCCACACGGCGACTGTGCCCGTCCAGATCACCGAGCTCATCTCCAAGCTGGACCCGCGCACTGGCCAGACCATTGAGCAAAAGCCTCAGTTCATCAAACAAGGCGACGTGGCCATGGTCAAGCTGAAGCCTCTCAAGCCGGTAGTTGTGGAGAAATTCAGCGAATTCCCCGCCCTAGGCCGCTTCGCCCTCCGCGACATGGGCCGCACTATTGCAGCGGGTCAGATAGTCGAGATAAAGCCTGCAAAGGTTGAGATAAAGTAA
- the rpsJ gene encoding 30S ribosomal protein S10, with protein MGMVAKRMVRIRLYGTNYTDLENVAKEIVDIAKKMGVKVSGPIPLPTKRLMVTTRRAPSGEGYHTFEHWELRIHKRLIDVEANDKVIRRLMTIKVPDTVKIELQLV; from the coding sequence ATGGGCATGGTGGCTAAAAGGATGGTGAGGATAAGGCTCTACGGCACTAACTATACAGACCTGGAGAACGTGGCAAAGGAGATCGTGGATATAGCGAAGAAGATGGGAGTTAAAGTGAGCGGCCCCATCCCTCTGCCCACTAAGAGGCTCATGGTGACCACGAGGAGGGCCCCATCCGGCGAGGGCTACCACACCTTTGAGCACTGGGAGCTGAGGATACACAAGAGGCTTATCGACGTTGAGGCAAACGACAAAGTGATACGCAGGCTCATGACCATAAAAGTTCCCGATACCGTTAAAATAGAGCTCCAGCTGGTCTAA
- a CDS encoding MFS transporter has translation MRRLSTTYLPVLVARIGSGGGAAVTSFLFPGQEIAVGAILAVYPLLEALGSFAAGRFADRFGRRPSMIFGYFGRLALTILMYLALALGAGPLIVGVINGLMGLVTSFILVSSLAMITDLTEVSNRGLGMGAFELANLGGYAVGYIIGAGLFQALGGPGSFAALAVMTAAASPIVLVMGETVPAKGVAIPLNPFRGLPPSTWPALPLWFALTVFIGMGIYSGRAIASVLSSDSRLAHLQAGALLSGALIVVGLGAVMFGRLADRWGRERILNLGIVGVMSALVVLAALLWARVSPLKAVAIASPLVFLASAIAPSILAIVGDRAVVSMRGTAMGLYSVVLGVGMAVGSLLGASSALVAGGLMGIVLAALGVFALATIAHIALRFIALRRNESIQLNSPRRVR, from the coding sequence GTGAGGAGGTTGTCCACCACGTATCTGCCGGTCTTAGTCGCACGCATAGGCTCCGGAGGCGGAGCCGCGGTGACCTCGTTTCTGTTTCCGGGGCAAGAGATAGCCGTGGGCGCCATACTCGCTGTATATCCTCTGCTGGAGGCGCTGGGCTCGTTCGCCGCTGGCCGTTTCGCCGATAGGTTCGGTAGAAGGCCCTCGATGATATTCGGCTATTTCGGCAGACTCGCTCTGACCATATTGATGTACTTGGCCCTAGCCTTGGGCGCAGGCCCTCTGATAGTCGGCGTGATAAACGGACTTATGGGGCTCGTCACGTCGTTCATTCTAGTGTCTTCGCTGGCTATGATCACAGATCTAACCGAGGTCTCCAACAGAGGTCTCGGCATGGGCGCCTTTGAGCTAGCCAACCTGGGCGGATACGCAGTGGGGTACATAATTGGGGCGGGCCTATTTCAAGCGCTGGGCGGTCCCGGCTCTTTCGCGGCACTAGCCGTTATGACAGCAGCCGCTTCGCCCATAGTCCTCGTCATGGGAGAAACTGTGCCTGCCAAAGGTGTCGCCATACCTCTGAATCCATTCAGAGGTCTCCCTCCCTCCACGTGGCCGGCGCTCCCTCTGTGGTTCGCCTTGACCGTGTTTATAGGCATGGGGATATACTCAGGTAGGGCTATAGCGAGCGTGCTATCTTCCGACTCTAGGCTCGCCCATCTGCAAGCCGGGGCGCTCCTCTCGGGCGCTCTCATCGTAGTGGGTCTCGGCGCTGTTATGTTCGGCAGACTGGCTGACCGATGGGGGCGCGAGCGGATCCTCAATCTGGGCATTGTCGGAGTTATGTCTGCTTTAGTCGTCCTCGCGGCGCTTCTATGGGCGCGGGTCAGCCCTCTGAAGGCAGTCGCTATAGCCTCACCGCTGGTCTTCTTGGCGTCCGCCATAGCTCCCTCTATCTTGGCCATAGTCGGAGACCGCGCTGTGGTCTCCATGAGGGGCACCGCCATGGGCCTCTACAGCGTCGTCCTGGGCGTTGGCATGGCCGTGGGTTCTCTGCTCGGCGCATCCTCGGCGTTAGTCGCCGGCGGGCTCATGGGAATAGTCCTAGCGGCCCTCGGCGTCTTTGCGCTGGCTACGATAGCCCACATCGCCTTGAGATTTATCGCGTTGAGACGTAACGAGAGTATACAGTTGAATTCCCCGCGTAGAGTTCGATGA
- a CDS encoding RidA family protein: MKEVVYTRAAPEPIGPYSQAVKVGNMLFISGQIPIDPKTGGVVSGGIKEQTRQVLENIRAILEAAGYSLSDVVMAFVFLSDMSLFGQFNEVYSEYFKERPPARVTVQAARLPRDVLIEIAVIAAR; encoded by the coding sequence ATGAAGGAGGTCGTATACACCAGGGCGGCACCTGAGCCGATAGGTCCCTACAGTCAAGCAGTCAAGGTGGGCAACATGCTTTTCATCTCGGGCCAGATACCGATAGACCCCAAGACGGGCGGCGTGGTCTCGGGGGGCATAAAGGAGCAGACCCGGCAAGTGTTGGAGAACATCAGAGCTATACTGGAGGCGGCCGGCTACTCGCTCTCCGATGTGGTAATGGCGTTTGTGTTCCTCTCGGACATGTCCCTCTTCGGACAATTTAACGAGGTCTACTCCGAGTACTTTAAAGAGAGACCTCCCGCCAGAGTAACCGTTCAGGCCGCGAGATTGCCCAGAGACGTATTGATAGAGATAGCAGTTATCGCAGCCAGATGA
- a CDS encoding thermopsin family protease — MKRALALAMLLAAFIAAQPLQAPTQGYYYNVTVAHAPAYIVFVSNQLLNYSVWWMTYSNCQRLLSTGFAPSLGIYTIPRLGLLPLVINQPGQYCYVLEVPCRYEAEAHPVTILLSEHYYGLPTGIVSYPQSPVETNAVAGFFNITDISAASYATLQLSVIVQADLVGGGVQYYWAREMLVFSPNGQLKFENYVANSSSPGSSMQSVSGRGHLSLSRYLYSSEWSPYSLPISGFLLITAEAAKGVVLISFGYVLIQNGSLEPVRIVWIDNVTIRTSQPASSASIAATITYSSSGFNALDAELVFGGYNGSVVSFKSVSAELGLFYWDGAGWTAFPNLYNFGVNVPEAASNLAVQYYGGLAHVGVGALSPSSLTTSPTTPPLPTTSVEYINATSGSTHISYIMGDGWFLNRMVVFYPVSITSPIPIYVNGTETTSYSAYLPAGAALVIQDGYARYSNGTMFVPSVGNETIVVEGALNIAVSWTPYYLVEVYSPLPVFVNGTAATRYAQYVRAGSALALGAPQRVVFDNGTMFVPAVGNETVVVSAPARLAVSWTPYYLVRVSSPIPVEVNGTESENYTEWVKAASLLVVTARAFILDNGTMFTPGFNGTLRVMSPLNLSIVWTPWYKVDVHSEYPIEVDGASVLNFSRYLRAGSVVTISARPVPLYGGLVWLDPNVTSLSTSVRRPLQINVGYTPDYTVAISVVVLVLSAALSAGLGVYYVKRRSQRLYLEGGL, encoded by the coding sequence ATGAAGCGAGCTCTCGCGCTTGCGATGTTGCTCGCCGCCTTTATCGCCGCTCAGCCGCTCCAGGCGCCGACTCAGGGCTATTACTATAACGTCACTGTGGCTCATGCGCCGGCCTACATAGTCTTCGTCAGCAATCAGCTCTTGAACTATTCAGTCTGGTGGATGACCTACAGCAACTGCCAGAGACTCCTCAGCACGGGCTTTGCGCCCTCGTTGGGTATCTACACAATACCGAGACTGGGCTTGTTGCCACTCGTGATAAATCAGCCGGGGCAATACTGCTACGTGCTTGAGGTGCCTTGCAGATATGAGGCAGAGGCGCACCCGGTGACGATATTGCTCTCGGAGCACTACTACGGTCTCCCCACCGGCATCGTCTCCTATCCCCAGAGCCCAGTAGAGACCAACGCAGTTGCCGGATTCTTCAACATAACGGATATATCGGCCGCCAGCTATGCAACGCTTCAGCTCAGCGTTATAGTTCAAGCGGATCTAGTCGGAGGGGGCGTACAATACTACTGGGCGCGTGAGATGTTGGTCTTCTCGCCCAACGGACAGCTCAAGTTTGAGAACTACGTGGCTAACTCCTCATCGCCCGGCAGCTCGATGCAGAGCGTCTCGGGCCGGGGACATCTGTCGCTCTCCCGCTACCTCTACTCCTCGGAGTGGAGCCCCTACTCTCTGCCGATCTCAGGCTTCCTCCTCATAACAGCCGAGGCGGCCAAGGGGGTCGTCCTCATAAGCTTTGGCTACGTCCTTATCCAAAACGGCAGCCTGGAGCCCGTCCGCATCGTTTGGATAGACAACGTAACTATAAGGACCTCACAGCCAGCTTCCTCCGCCTCTATAGCGGCCACTATAACGTACTCATCCAGCGGGTTTAACGCGTTAGATGCCGAGTTGGTCTTCGGAGGATACAATGGCTCAGTTGTTTCATTTAAGTCGGTCAGCGCCGAGTTGGGCCTCTTTTATTGGGACGGAGCAGGTTGGACTGCGTTTCCCAACCTCTATAATTTCGGCGTAAACGTGCCCGAGGCCGCATCAAACTTAGCTGTTCAATACTATGGCGGCCTTGCCCATGTGGGCGTGGGCGCCCTCAGCCCGAGCAGTCTGACTACGTCGCCAACTACGCCGCCCCTGCCGACCACCTCTGTAGAGTACATCAACGCCACATCGGGATCTACGCACATCAGTTACATAATGGGGGATGGGTGGTTCCTCAATCGGATGGTCGTGTTTTACCCAGTCTCTATAACAAGCCCCATACCCATCTACGTCAACGGCACCGAGACTACGTCGTACTCGGCCTATCTCCCCGCCGGCGCGGCCCTAGTGATCCAGGACGGCTACGCGCGCTACTCCAACGGCACTATGTTCGTCCCCTCTGTCGGCAACGAGACGATAGTGGTGGAGGGCGCTCTGAACATCGCCGTCAGCTGGACGCCGTACTACCTAGTGGAGGTCTACAGCCCTCTGCCGGTCTTTGTGAACGGGACCGCCGCCACGAGGTACGCGCAGTACGTGAGGGCGGGCTCGGCGCTGGCCTTGGGCGCGCCCCAGCGCGTTGTGTTCGACAACGGCACTATGTTTGTGCCGGCTGTGGGCAACGAGACGGTGGTGGTCTCCGCGCCGGCGAGGCTGGCCGTGTCTTGGACCCCCTACTACCTAGTGAGAGTGAGCTCTCCGATCCCAGTTGAAGTAAATGGCACTGAAAGCGAGAACTACACTGAGTGGGTGAAGGCCGCCAGCTTGCTCGTGGTTACGGCCAGGGCATTTATCCTCGACAACGGCACTATGTTTACTCCGGGCTTCAACGGCACTCTGAGAGTAATGAGTCCGCTGAACTTAAGCATTGTATGGACGCCGTGGTATAAAGTGGACGTGCACAGCGAGTACCCCATCGAGGTTGACGGCGCCAGTGTCCTTAACTTCAGCCGCTATCTACGCGCCGGCTCTGTGGTGACAATATCGGCGAGGCCAGTGCCCCTCTATGGAGGCCTCGTATGGCTCGACCCAAACGTCACCTCTCTCAGTACTTCAGTCCGACGACCTCTCCAGATAAATGTGGGCTACACGCCCGATTACACTGTAGCCATCTCAGTGGTAGTCTTAGTCCTATCTGCTGCCCTGTCGGCCGGGCTAGGAGTGTATTACGTCAAGAGGCGCTCACAACGTCTTTATCTCGAAGGGGGGCTCTGA
- a CDS encoding DMT family transporter has translation MAPRELKGYLAMIGVLVAWGSSYSISKIALAFMSPLVLSLFRFLTGAVFFSAAGKGLLWSRDAVINALLNGALFVVLINIAIELSKNPAFVSILVYTQPIFVILLSAVVYREPLKPLQIVGAALAFSGLLIAVGASSFDLGDAVAILGAFIWALGTHFYRRRLLRADLLRLNATMGLVSAAVISPVVVVDLHIEPSLQALAWGIGASLISQIVGFLLWFVGVRELGPVKASSISILVPVSAFLFAFLLLGEIPTWSEMAGSAVALLGVMLAQLASMI, from the coding sequence GTGGCGCCTAGGGAGCTCAAGGGCTATCTCGCCATGATCGGCGTGTTAGTGGCGTGGGGATCTTCTTACTCTATAAGCAAGATCGCCCTAGCCTTTATGTCCCCTCTGGTCCTCTCTCTATTTCGCTTCTTGACTGGGGCGGTCTTCTTCTCAGCGGCTGGGAAAGGGCTTCTCTGGAGCCGAGACGCCGTAATAAACGCCTTGCTCAACGGCGCTTTATTCGTAGTCTTGATAAACATAGCCATTGAGCTGAGCAAGAACCCAGCCTTTGTCTCAATCTTAGTCTACACCCAGCCTATATTTGTAATACTGCTCTCGGCCGTCGTGTATAGGGAGCCGCTCAAGCCCCTCCAGATAGTGGGCGCGGCCCTCGCCTTCTCCGGCTTGCTAATCGCCGTAGGCGCATCGTCCTTCGACTTGGGCGATGCGGTAGCCATCTTGGGGGCGTTTATATGGGCGTTGGGCACTCACTTTTACCGAAGACGTCTACTTAGAGCGGACCTCTTGAGGCTCAACGCGACCATGGGGCTTGTCTCCGCAGCCGTAATCTCGCCGGTAGTTGTCGTTGATCTGCACATAGAGCCGTCGCTTCAAGCTCTGGCGTGGGGCATCGGGGCATCCCTTATCTCGCAAATAGTCGGCTTTCTATTGTGGTTCGTAGGGGTCAGAGAGCTGGGGCCTGTCAAGGCCAGCTCTATCTCTATACTTGTACCGGTCTCTGCGTTTCTCTTCGCGTTTCTATTACTAGGCGAGATTCCAACTTGGTCGGAGATGGCCGGCTCTGCGGTGGCCCTCCTAGGCGTTATGTTGGCGCAACTGGCATCAATGATATAA
- a CDS encoding SRPBCC family protein — MLGAIKFKVERRIDDPDAVWSRLSDLEQMPRYWGGHRVVRIVGRRSGILQLEIQFAFPGPLNRGRAEAAVDEANREVLINYIDGPFTGVVKNYVRGDVVASEWDILLKPLFLPMKPWVVSHFRKGAESALERLAKGNALP, encoded by the coding sequence GTGCTGGGCGCAATAAAATTTAAAGTAGAAAGGCGCATTGACGATCCAGACGCCGTGTGGAGCCGTCTCTCAGACCTAGAGCAGATGCCCCGCTATTGGGGCGGACATAGAGTGGTCAGAATAGTGGGGCGTAGGTCTGGAATTCTGCAGCTTGAGATACAGTTCGCTTTCCCCGGCCCCCTCAACAGAGGGAGGGCGGAGGCCGCAGTGGACGAGGCCAACAGAGAGGTCTTAATAAATTATATCGATGGCCCCTTCACTGGAGTCGTGAAGAACTACGTTAGAGGGGACGTCGTGGCGAGCGAGTGGGACATCCTCTTGAAGCCTCTATTTCTTCCCATGAAGCCGTGGGTAGTCTCTCACTTCAGGAAGGGCGCCGAGAGCGCCTTAGAGCGTCTGGCTAAGGGCAATGCGCTTCCCTAG
- a CDS encoding MFS transporter, which yields MNREVWKIALSAFFADLGYQGAIALLPLLLVVALKLPIYIYGVIEALNYGGGALMGLVGGYIADRAGRKRTAIAGNALISLMSFTALANSPILSPLLFLSGWWARNFRTPARRAMLAEVTNEAERKRAFGILHALDIGGGVGSVAIMVGLLSAGVGFTTAYLITLPFFVTSTLLLVLVRAGERRFPANRPRLPSMKVSALALASALFGFTYYSFGFPILSIFLHTSSDVISIAAYGLYLLVSAITGLIVGSIKSTGFKTLAFAGYLLASVGSLLFGIGGRLPVYLVASALLGLSIGVVETLEPHIVASLSREEDMGLSMGMLTAGRSVGLLISNIVMGLLFTLGEIYAYLYAFAAALVAAVVVLAIVAK from the coding sequence ATGAACAGAGAGGTCTGGAAGATAGCCCTCTCGGCCTTCTTCGCCGATCTGGGCTACCAGGGAGCCATCGCGCTTTTGCCCCTCCTGCTCGTAGTAGCCCTCAAGCTTCCCATATATATCTACGGAGTGATAGAGGCGTTAAACTACGGCGGAGGGGCCCTCATGGGTCTCGTCGGAGGGTACATTGCCGATAGGGCGGGTAGAAAGAGGACGGCCATAGCCGGCAACGCCTTGATATCGCTCATGTCTTTCACGGCCCTTGCCAACTCGCCGATCCTCTCGCCACTCTTGTTCTTGTCCGGTTGGTGGGCGCGCAACTTCAGAACTCCGGCCAGGAGGGCAATGCTGGCGGAGGTCACCAACGAGGCCGAAAGGAAGAGAGCCTTCGGCATACTGCACGCGTTAGACATCGGCGGAGGGGTCGGCTCTGTGGCGATAATGGTCGGCCTTCTGTCGGCAGGCGTTGGGTTCACGACGGCATATTTGATCACTTTGCCCTTCTTTGTTACATCTACTCTGCTCCTCGTGCTAGTTAGAGCAGGCGAGAGGAGATTTCCCGCAAATAGGCCGAGGCTTCCGAGCATGAAGGTCTCGGCGCTTGCGTTGGCCTCCGCCCTCTTCGGGTTCACCTATTACAGCTTTGGATTCCCAATACTCTCGATCTTCTTACATACGTCGTCTGACGTCATATCTATAGCGGCATATGGCCTCTATCTGCTAGTGTCGGCTATAACCGGCTTGATTGTCGGATCCATTAAGTCGACGGGGTTCAAGACGTTGGCGTTTGCAGGATATCTGCTTGCTTCAGTGGGCAGCTTGTTGTTCGGAATAGGCGGGCGGCTGCCGGTCTATCTTGTAGCATCGGCGCTGTTGGGGCTCTCGATAGGAGTCGTTGAAACTTTGGAGCCCCACATAGTGGCATCCCTATCGCGGGAGGAGGACATGGGCCTCTCTATGGGCATGCTGACCGCCGGAAGAAGCGTCGGCCTCCTCATATCCAATATCGTAATGGGCCTACTCTTCACATTGGGCGAGATATATGCATATCTCTACGCGTTCGCGGCCGCCTTAGTGGCCGCAGTGGTGGTATTGGCGATAGTGGCAAAGTAG
- a CDS encoding TIGR04084 family radical SAM/SPASM domain-containing protein, which translates to MLWFLLTTGQCNLRCRYCGGSFDPRHSPWGIQYDLEDLKRLLSQDAEPVVFFYGGEPLLNPQFIMGVMDSISAARWGIQTNGTLAKRLPPEYWRKFDVVLLSIDGIKEVTDYYRGPGVYDAVVKALRWLREIGCKCQIIARMAVSKLSDIYRDVVHLLSLGFDKVHWQLNAVWTDEWSPREFLLWAEESYLPGLARLRDLFIERARQGQLLGIVPFLGIYRALLLRPFTWVPCGAGRDAFAVNTDGRILACPIAVSEKWAVIGHVKRGPGKLDLRLNPKCATCEYKHICGGRCLYTHYEKYWGEEGFDAVCLVTKRTIEILKERKGDLEVLLNKGIISEKDLNYEPTLDSTEVIP; encoded by the coding sequence GTGCTATGGTTTTTGTTGACTACGGGGCAGTGCAACTTGAGGTGTAGATACTGCGGAGGATCGTTTGATCCAAGGCACTCGCCTTGGGGGATCCAGTACGACCTGGAAGACCTCAAGAGGCTTCTGTCTCAAGACGCTGAGCCGGTAGTGTTCTTTTATGGTGGAGAGCCCCTACTCAATCCACAGTTCATTATGGGCGTCATGGACTCCATAAGCGCCGCGAGGTGGGGAATACAGACCAACGGCACATTGGCCAAGAGGCTCCCGCCCGAATATTGGCGTAAATTTGATGTAGTTTTACTCTCGATAGACGGCATCAAAGAGGTCACCGACTACTACAGAGGGCCGGGCGTCTACGATGCTGTAGTCAAGGCGCTTAGGTGGCTTAGGGAGATTGGGTGCAAATGCCAGATTATCGCGAGAATGGCCGTGAGCAAACTCAGCGACATATACCGCGATGTAGTCCACCTCCTCTCGCTTGGCTTCGACAAAGTGCATTGGCAATTGAACGCTGTGTGGACCGATGAATGGAGCCCGCGCGAGTTCTTGTTATGGGCCGAAGAGAGCTATCTCCCCGGCCTCGCCAGGCTGCGGGACCTATTTATAGAGCGCGCGAGACAGGGCCAGCTGTTAGGCATAGTTCCCTTCCTGGGTATCTACAGAGCCCTACTTCTAAGGCCATTCACGTGGGTGCCCTGCGGGGCTGGCAGAGACGCCTTCGCCGTGAATACTGACGGAAGGATATTGGCTTGCCCCATCGCCGTCTCCGAGAAATGGGCCGTAATAGGACACGTCAAGCGCGGCCCTGGCAAGCTTGACCTACGCTTGAATCCAAAGTGCGCCACATGCGAGTATAAACACATCTGCGGCGGGCGCTGCCTGTACACTCACTATGAGAAGTACTGGGGCGAGGAAGGCTTCGACGCAGTCTGCCTTGTGACAAAGAGAACTATAGAGATTTTGAAGGAAAGGAAGGGGGATCTCGAGGTTCTTCTCAACAAGGGCATTATAAGCGAAAAGGACCTCAACTACGAGCCGACTCTCGACTCCACTGAGGTCATACCGTAG